One stretch of Sus scrofa isolate TJ Tabasco breed Duroc unplaced genomic scaffold, Sscrofa11.1 Contig2026, whole genome shotgun sequence DNA includes these proteins:
- the LOC110258434 gene encoding olfactory receptor 4A47-like encodes MEPRNNVTFFILLGLTQNPKEQKVLFFIFLLFYILTVVGNLLIVVTITVSKTLNSPMYFFLASLSFIDLIYSSSITPRLILDLLFRDNTISFESCMTQLFTEHFFAGSEISLLLVMAYDRYVAICKPLHYLVIMRQRVCVVLLVLSCIGGFLHSIIQLSTIYGLPFCGPNVIDHFICDMFPLLKLVCTDTYVTGILVVANGGLMCIILFLLLLISYGVILHSLKNLSQAGRQKAIQTCGSHITVVVCFFVPCIFINARPAKTFPIDKSLSIFYTVISPMLNPLIYSLRNSELTNAMKKLWRKSYYIKW; translated from the coding sequence ATGGAACCAAGGAACAATGTGACTTTCTTTATCCTCCTGGGCCTCACGCAGAATCCAAAGGAgcaaaaagtccttttttttatattcttgctctTTTACATTTTGACTGTGGTGGGCAACCTGCTGATTGTTGTGACTATAACTGTCAGTAAGACCCTGAACTCACCTATGTACTTTTTTCTTGCTAGCTTATCATTTATTGATCTAATTTACTCTTCATCTATTACCCCTAGATTGATTTTAGACTTGTTATTCAGGGACAATACCATATCCTTTGAATCTTGCATGACCCAGCTCTTTACTGAGCACTTTTTTGCTGGATCAGAGATTTCCCTTCTGTtggtgatggcctatgaccgctatgtggccatctgcaagcccttGCATTATTTGGTTATCATGAGGCAAAGAGTATGTGTTGTGCTACTTGTGCTGTCCTGTATTGGAGGTTTTCTGCATTCAATTATTCAACTGAGCACTATTTATGGGCTCCcattctgtggccccaatgtcatTGATCACTTTATTTGTGACATGTTCCCCTTATTGAAACTTGTCTGCACTGATACCTATGTCACTGGCATCTTAGTGGTGGCTAATGGAGGATTGAtgtgcattattttgtttctgctcTTACTCATCTCCTATGGAGTCATCTTGCACTCTCTAAAGAACCTGAGTCAGGCAGGGAGACAGAAAGCCATCCAGACCTGTGGTTCCCACATCACTGTGGTTGTCTGCTTCTTTGTTCCCTGTATTTTCATAAATGCAAGACCTGCTAAGACCTTCCCCATTGACAAATCATTGAGCATATTTTATACAGTCATATCCCCCATGCTGAACCCATTAATTTACAGTCTAAGAAATTCTGAGTTGACTAATGCTATGAAGAAGctctggagaaaatcatattaTATTAAGTGGTAA